caggagTTGCATGTCTCTTTTAGTGCTGATTTAGAGCCCTTTTTCTCGCTTGCCTTGGTTGAAATACATTTCTGGATGGGGACCAGATAAAACTTGTCTTTCGCCACCTCCTAAATTTGCCCGGATATCTCTTGTGCTCCAGCAGCATTTCATTGGCATCAGATCTCTGCAGTTGGCCGTGCAACCCATCATCTCGAAACCACCACAGGACTTCAAGACCGGAAATCCCAGAGGCCTACCATCCTCTCCTACTACATCAGATGTAATTTTATCGAGGACATTTTGCTCGTCGTCATCAACATTAAGCTTGATCTTTTTTAGGCCCAGTCCAGCTCCAAACAGAAGTTCTTTCTCATAGATGTCGGAGTTTTCCTGCAGAATCTATCGGCAAGACAGACAAATTGCCCCGTCCAGGAGTTAGATTTTAGTGTATTTCTCTTGGAATCACTACGTTTGCTGCTTTGGTCAGTTTTTCTGCCAGGATTTCTCTGGTTAAAGAGGGCAAGATGCCCTTGATGTGATCAGCCTGGCGCTAATGCTGATGTAAAAGATGTGGAACCATTTGTGGTTGTGGACTCCAACTTTTTCTTCTAAAAAAGATCCCTAATACGGATGCGATCACCTATAGTGTCCACACCGAGACGAATGAGTTCGCCATCTGTCGCAGATAAGACTGCACCAATGTCGATTCGCTCTGCTTTAAAAGACTCGATCAAGGTCCCCAAGTCCAATTTTTGAAGAACGCTCTCCATAATGGCGACTCGAACACAAAATTGGCGGGAAAGAAACCCGCTGTTCCATGTCCAGTTTAccgttttttacaataactgagTGTGCTCACCGAATATAATCTTCCTGAACGACACAACCGCATATAATGTTGAAATCACCGAATAACGAATAAACCACCCAGTATCATAACATGATCACCGAATATACTGATTTAAGAACTGACTATAACGAGTAAGCACCAAATTTAATGAAGTGTACACCGTGTATAATGAAGTATGCACAGAATGTAATGAAGTAAACACCGAATATAATGATTTGAGCACCGAATGTAATGAAGTAATCACCAAATATAATGACTTAAGCACCGAATATAATGATTTAACCACCCATTATCATGAGGTAAGCACGGAACATCATGAGGTAAGCATCGAATATCGTAAAAGTATCATAAGACAGTTATGGCGTTCCATATAAAGAAGCCCAAACACAACGCAGTGGGCATGCTTCAAAATGACCTAGCACGGTAGCGCCCAATCCTACAACGTGGAAACCTGTCTTCTGGCGTAGTCGCTACTATGTGAGTACAAAAGTCAACTTTTCTCCTACTTTTATACAGTCAATGGTTTTAAAACCTATCATAggttgtttttctctttatcaAGAAAGTATTTGAGGCTTCTGGCTTTGCAATAAATACGTTTTCCCAGTTTAAGATTTCTATCCTCAACCGAGTGTGCCATGGCCACAGAAACTGAACCGtcacaaaaaacaaagctagACGAAAAACCGTAAGTATGACTGTTAGCAATAGAAGTTAATGTCAGTGAAGGTTgtttaaacaagaaaagaatatATCAAACGCTGAATTTGTTGATTTGTTAAATACGGTAcataagaagaaaaatcacTTTGAGCGAACTCATTTGCACTTTTCTGTTTTGTGTAGAAAAATTGCCCTCCGACGATATCTTCTtggcaaacaaaatttttataTTCTAGAAATTCTTGCACTGTCACTCTCAAAATATTAAAGgtaatttgtttatattttcggtttttgttgtttgttcgAGTTAATCTCGTCTGTTGTGGCAAATTTTAACACTCACAGCATGAAATCATGAATTTACGTATCTTTATGTCGTGCGTATCTTTATGTCGTGAAGATTCGTAAATGTGAGAACTTTTCTATACGCGCAAATTAAGCCATGCGTAACGGTCCGTAAAGTCAATCTGTGCGTAAAGAAATGTAAAGATTTGTAAAGGATAACTTTGTTGATCCTCATAACTCAACAAATTTACATCTTGCtaggaaaaaaatggccaaaccCACTTACTTTGAAGAAATTGCATAATTGTTTTTAGTTGGGTTTTTCATATACAGTACTGTGTAAAAGTTTACGTCCCTTTAACGTTCTTTACGAATCTTTAGGCAGTATTTTTACACGCCATTACTATTTGTTTTTGCACAATCAGCTGTTTATCCCGTTTGGAATTCTCTTAGTAacttaatcataaaaattacaatttcctcgattgtgattggtttaaaaaactcctatttcccagTAATTCTCCTGTCAGGTTGTTattggacagtttgttatcggacagtccaacaagccaatcacatttaaagttgtagtttaaatcaaccaatcacaaccttggttccAATCAccatagaaacagtgtacaaacctCTAAATTGGGCTTTCttcaaaatggagaattttttCCCCTTGAATAATACTCCATTTTAGAAGACAGTAGTGAGTTCAGTTATCCTATGGCACAAATGTTTATGCCAACAATCCAGACAAGTTCTTTCGTGGATATGATGAGATGTTcaggtgaatttcagccctcCACACCATCGTTTCTCACTTCGCAACAACTGCAAATGGAGGCAAACATCCACCCGACTGAAGTACCACTGTGCAATATATCCTCCAGtgaaaatcttcactttgttCAACAAAACACAGAAACAATGGCAGTAGACCAAGCTCGTTCCCCCCTTGTCTCGAGACgaagaaattttggaaatacATGAAACCGCAACCTCCAAAAACACCGCTTGAGCAAAAAAACATGGATGTCAGCATGGGCAGAATGGTGTAAAGCCAGAAACATCGATGTAAACATGGAGTCATACTGTCCACAAGCTCTTGACGGCCTCTTGAACAAATTTTAcgtcaaaataaaaaagaaagatggtACAGACTAAGAGCCCGACTCGTTGAGAGAGATGCAAGCACCCATAGATCCCTATCTTCGTCACAAGAATTATCCAGTGAGCATCATAACTAGTCGTGAGTTCACAAGTCGTAAGAAACGCTCAACGTAAAAGCAAAGCAGCTTTGTTGCCAGGGAAAAGGAAAATGCCCAAACAAAGCACAGCCATACAGTGAAACAGACGAAGAAATTTTCTGGCGAGAAGGCAAACTTAGAAACCACAATGGCCTTGCGTTGACAAACGTAAACTTCAAAAATCCCGCCGAGACGATGGGCTTTGGAGGGAGACCAGACCATTACGACGCTTACGTCGAGGATTTCAGCATTTTCCAGATGGCAGATGGGAGCAAGGTGGCAGAATTCAGGGAAAATCCGACAAAAACGAGACTAGGAGGGCTGAGAAATCCAACACGCCGCTCTCCTCAGCAGATGTGGTCGACGGACAGAGGCAAGCAAGGTCCCGTTAAATTGTTTGAAGTGTGGCTGGACTACCAACCTGACGTGCTGAAGAAATCGGGTCCGTTTTACCTAACGATAATTTCCAGACCAACAAGTAATACTTGGTACTCAAAAACAAGAATGGGACAGCACAGAATTGGGCAGATCATGAAGTCTGTAGGCAGCTGTTTGCCACCCGAGTCCAATAAGAAGATCACAAATCACTCAATGCGAAAAACCGTCGTTGCTAAGCTTAAGAATGCTGGTCAACCTCGTCACAAGATTattcaggtcacaggtcatgcTCGGGAATCCTCCTTGGATGATTATGACGAAGTAACTGTCAGTGAAAGACGAGAATAGTCTCAAATCGTTAACAGATACGTGCCAGCACAATCCAGCTCAACATCTGCGATCTCTACAATATCCACTCCAACAAGTCCTTTCCCTTCGCACAGTTCTGTGCCTGTAGCTTCAGCAAACCCATCAGCAGCCTGCATGAAGGAAAATCTTCCACCACCACCACTTCCAATGGCTCAAACCAAGTTTCTCCATCAGTGAATGTGGCAGAATTCACCAGTATGCCGTCCTCCATGTACAGCACGGCCACTAAACAGAATCTCTCGGCgccatttcaaattttcaacagTTGTGTGTTTAACACCAACAACTTGAGGGAAAGTCCTCGTCCTGAAAAGCCAAGGAAGCGGAAAATAATCATTGACTCTGATTCTGATTAGTGTACAACTTGAAGTGAGCAGTCGATTCTGCTTAAAAATGTCGTACTTTCCAGGAAAAACTGCCCTGTCCCTTACCAAAGCAAAAGTATGGGTTTGATATGGCAAACTATGGTCCATacatggcccatatatgggtAAGATATGGGATGGTTAGAACATCATATGGGAAATATATGGTGCccaaatttgtgaaatttcaagctatGGGAAGTACATGGGATTGAAAGCCTAAGAAAGGATTTGTATGGTAAAACTATGGGAAGAAGTTGCCCAGAGATGTTCCATAGCAATGGCTCATCTgcttcacttttcttttctatgggaatgatatgggatcaTCAAATTAGGGCATCATTTGCCCATAGGTACTCCATACCAGCTGTTAAAGCACACTTGCTTTACCTGCTCTATGGAAATGGTATGGGATCATTCagttacacaggaaaactgtggGAGTAAGTTGCCCATAGTTTTACCATACCAGCAGCTTATTCACACTTTGCTGTACCTCTGCTATGGAAATGATATGGGATCATTCagttacacaggaaaactgtAGGAGTAAGATGCCCATAGTTATACCATACCAGCAGCTAATTCACACTTTGTTGTACCTGCTCTATGGAAATGATATGGGATCATTCagttacacaggaaaactgtggGAGTAAGATGCCCATAGTTATACCATACCAGCAGCTAATTCACACTCTGCTGTACCTGCTCTATAAAATTATACACGGGATCGTTCagttacacaggaaaactgtgTACCCCAGTGtaagaaaggcaaaaaattGGCTAAAAAAGACGAGTCACTGTTTCAGTAGGATCCATTTCTAAACAATATATACAAATGGGgttatttttgacaaaatttgagaagTTTGGGTAGCTGAAGATTTTTTGATATGTAATTTTCTCAATTGAATAGAGACTGCAGTTTCCAGTTTTCCATGCTACAATCATTACAGTATGATTGCTTTTGTATAAACCTGTTGAACTATCAAAATACATTTGAGAAACAATGCTGATAGGTGGTAAGGATGAATAAAACGACTTCAGCACACATATATAACACTGTTAAAAGCACTTGTTTTAATTACTatatttcctttcattttaaacctttACAAGTTTatccaaaataaaattcattcaataaaTCCCTTTGGTAGAGTGCAACATCATACACATTTTCAATCATCCCTCttcattctttgaaatcggtATCTTTAAGCCACTTAGAAATTCAGGgtctgcaaaaacaaagaaaaaaaaacatgcatatTCCTTTATTGCTTGTAGCACAAAATGTTAACTCTCAATcttgcacaaaataaaattacatgTAATCATTCCAGTTTGTGAAAGCAAGGCTTTTGCAAATGTTTCTACACATACAtcatattatatatatatagttacaTCTGGCCCAGGGCCTAGAGTAGAATCCACATCTCATCTTTTTAATGTTGATTCATGACAAACCTACATTGTATGTGTTGTTCTGCAAACATTTGTTGCCATCCAACTATGATTCAATTCAAAAAAGGCCAGACAAACAAATCATGACCCGAATGACCCCTTACTGTGACataactttcaaaaaaaaaaaaactatgtgGAGTCATAAGTTCAAATAAACTCACCTccgaaaattcgaaaaatgttTGCAGCTGCTTAAGAGCGGCAATCCCGAAATTTCGCCTGGAGGtgtgcaaaatgaaaaaatcgaAAATTCCCAAACTTTGCCAGAATCTAGGTCTGGATGAACTATTTCTAGAAAAAATACTTTGAGCCCCActggatttttattttacgCAAACGGCAGCAAAATCGGTTTCGCGGCTCTAACGTCCTCTTCACGAGGTTCAGACAATCCATTATTTGAACGTCgcttgaaaatgaacaaaacagaaaatgtgACCATTGATCACCTCAATGAAAAGGACACGTATTTACAAACACACTGAAATGCTAATTGTCGTATTCTCTCgcgaaataaatttttgggcgatttttgtttttttacaatatttcACTCATTTCGACGGTCAATTTAATGGCAAAATTGAGAGGGTAAAATCGCGCCTTGGTACATGGCATGGGGCTACATCAAGTTAATCCAGCAAAAGAACAAGGcttcttcttcaaataaatgcaataaaatttttgggCTACTCAAACTACAAAATTTTAGGACGCCAAACAAAAGTGACACAAAGGTCAAAACACGCCATCCCTTGTCACGCATTAGGGGGTGAAAAATCAGCAGTGCGCCCGTCAAAAAGGCAATATGCCGTTTTAGGGGCAAAAAGTCGtttctattttgaaaaaaaaggctaCTTTTTATCAATGTTAGCCTCTCCTGCTGCTCAGGTTATCtgaattttaaacttttggCGGTCATTTTCGAAACAAAATAAGCTAACATACAAAATCGTCTTGTTCTAAACGGCCGAGGACGGATACAATTTTTGTGAATGGTAAAACACAGTAAATCAATATGTTTGCCATATTTATACTTAAATTTGAGTATTGTTTGTAAATCTGTACATACCATATATCGGTGCCAAACATGGATCGTGTATTCGCTTCACAAGCCGCTGCCGTTATCTACCGTCCGCTGCTCTCGAAATGCTCAATCAATAAAGATTGCGTGACAGGCGGACTCGTATTCTTGGGTCACAATTGCGTCTCAACTACAAATACTAGCACTCTTTTGTTATATTTAACTCTATTTATTTCCGAACCCTAACTTATATTTGAATCCTTTTTGAGGTAAAATGTCCCCTTAATTCACTCACTcctctttttcattcaacaatCTGTTAACATAAGTTTTTCAAGCTTATCTTATCGTCTTTTTCATTCACCAACTGAATCTGTTAACATATGTTTTTCAAGCTTATCTGATCAGTAGTCTGTAACTTTTTACACAACTTGATTTGTGTAGGAACACAGTGTTTACCTGAAATATTATTGTGTTCTTATGTGCAATGTTATCCTCCTTTTAAAGCTGTAAGCTGCCAAcattaaatggaaaaaaaatttacacagGTTGGTATTGTCCCCGTGTGTCTGGGCAGTAACTGATACGAACACTTTGACACTTTTCGACACACAAATAAAATCAACTTTTACACGTGTGAAGTGAACCACCCACTAACAAATAATCAGATTACTTCTGCGCCTGGTAATTTGTGCCAATGTACCTTTGCACTTTATTGTACACTTTAAAGTAATGGCGACCTGTTGCTACTCTAAACTTGTTGGAGGGCCTTGTGGATCTAGTAGTTCTAACCCGGCAAATGCTATATGTGAGTCGATGGAAAGATGCAGAAGAAATATCAAGAGTCATTTGAAGTTTTATGACTGCTTTGATTCAACCTTGAAAACGGAGGTAGATCTTCTTCTCGCTAGGGCAGGTAACCTCTCAATATTTCTCATGATTTCTCATAAATTGTGTAGACGTTATGTAAAGtataaacaatgaaaataactcGAGATGGTTATCGAATGCCTTgtatttttgctttgattttttcctaGATTCGATTTCCCGCATTAGTAGTTCTGAATCCCTCTGTGAAAATATTACATATATAGGTGGTTGAAACTGTTCAACTTCTGCTTTAACACCAAGTAATTTCCAGACTAAAGATGATGAGTTGAGTAGAGGATGACACGTTGTTGAACGATAAACGCTTGCAACTTATCTTTAAATTTTCAGGGATTTTCGAGATAAAAGAAGATCATTTAAAAATGTCAATTTGTCCACGGCACCGAGAGGCATATGGAATTAGATGGCGTTGTCAAAAAAAGTTATGTTCAGTCCCGCCAGAGTGGAGTGTCCATAAGAAGAAAGAATTCAGAGGAGACCGCGGACTCACACTGTCGCAATCTCAACTACTTTATAGACTCACTTCTGTGCTTGTCCCAGTTGCCTCGCGTAAGTCAAATTTTTTCAGTTCATCGATCTCAATTCCAGTCTTAAACCTCGCATGTTTTGGTGTATTCATGGTcctaattttgttgtttccaGCAATTTGTAAACAATGCCGGCTGTTTCTAACTAAAGAGTCAAACTCGTTTGACACCTCATCTATGCCAACTGTCTCAACTGAGGTGATCGCCGAGATCCCACAAGAAGTTAAAGACGAAAGAAAGGGTAATTTGTTCCCCTCGGAATCAGCAAAAAGTGATCCAGTAAGTCTGATGGCTGAGCGCACGAGCACATCTTTTATGCTGTTTATACTTATACGTGGCCTGCGTAGGTGGCAGTATTGCAATTGTCCATGGCAAGGCAACATTTTTGCCCCCGGGAAGGCGGGTCTAGTTTCCATTCTCCTTGCGACTGCGCCGCTTGTTAACGAGGCTTCACTGCCCAAACTTTGCCAAGAGCTGCCGAGAGAGTTTGCTTGTAGGCTGCAAGAAAGCCTCCCATACTTCTCGCCCCCTCAAGCTTGTTTTGGAGtgttgacaattttttgcGCTTTTTTATCTTTGGTATATATTCACAAATtgttgtgttattttttttttcctttcattttctttcgcTTTAGGGAAACGAAAGCACAACTGGACTGTCTCGGGCATTGAGAAACTTATCAATTGTGACATCGGATGACAGCCCATACACAACGGAAAATAATAGTAGCAGCAACGCCAGTGATTCCTCCAGCAACAACGAAGACCAGTCCCTTCGTCGTTTGAAGTTAAACGAGTTCCTTAGTGTCAGCGGCAAAGGAGCTATAAGTCAACCCAAAAAGAGCTGGGATCAGTTAAGCACACGAACAAAAACTGTTCGCATCTCGAAAGCAAAAGATGCTGTTGTGGCATCACTGGAGGTAATCGCTCCCGGAAATCCTGCATCGTTGTGGGAGGCACTAAAGAGTTCACAGTCAGTGGAAGCGGCTCTTTGTATAACAGCCCAAACTTCAGCGGATCAGAAGTATCTGGAGGCCTTAGTAGAGACTTATCAAAACGCCAACAGCTGGGACACACGCCGACAAATATTATCAGTAATAGCTGATTTAATTCCTTACTCCATGATCCAGCAGTTCATACCAGGCATCACGGAGTATAGAATTAAAACAGCACGACGGCACGCAATCCAGCATGGGTGCGGTGTTCCCTTGCCTGCTGCTAAAAGCCCAAGAATGCGTGTGGACGAATCACAGTTGAATCACTTTCTGTGTTTTATAACTAGTCCACACGTTGTACAAGATTTACCGTTTGGTCAACACTACTTGTACTTGACAAACAGCAAAATCCTCGAAACACCAAACATCATCAGATCCATGATTCCGCAGCGAATAACTGACCAGTATCGCCAGTTTTGCTCGGAGACCAACTTTACACCTTTCAGCACCTCGACAATGTTGCGCATATTGTCATCGTGTACCGCCACAGTCAGAAAGTCACTTCATGGACTTGACTACTTTGCAGCTGAGGGAGCGAAAGCATTTGAAGATCTGATGGCAATTGTGGAAAAACACGGTGAGAGACAGTGGGTCCATAGATGCCAACAGGCCCTGAAGGAGGGAAAGCAGTACTTCAAAACAGACTACAAGGTAAGTAATACCATGCTTCATGTTCTTTATAAATCATTCAAACAGGGAGAGGAGTTTACTTCTTTAGGCTAAAATGTTGCTGAGAAGGCACTTTTACCTTGCCTCCGAAACGCTCAAACCACTAATACTGAGAACTTGTGAAATCGGCTCTAAATGGATTTCAATTCACTCCAAGCTcacaaatgaaattgaaatcaCTTGGTTCGGGTGCACGGTCTACTAACTTAGATATTTACCAATGGCAATGCTGAATTACGTTATTGTGAGcgcaaaaaatatatttgctttcttttccattgttttgaatcttggaggttctttaatattttcttaCAGTCGAGCTAGCTTATTTAGTTATTGCGACGTCTaatggtctttttttttcagtgtacTAGGCGATTATTACGTTTTTTTCGTGTTTGAAATGCCATTTACATCCCCTTCGTGGTTTCTGCTAGAGTTGTTACTAGTGACGAAAAAGCAATTTATCCATATGCTTCGAGTTTGAACTAAATCGGTTAATGTACGTCTCTGTatattgttgttttattttgtttaagcGTATTCAAACAGCATTTCGTCGTCGGTGTTATTTCTTCCCGAGACAATTGTAatatcaaacattttttatgcCCCGAACTGAAAACCAGATCATGAATATAATTAGAAGTTTTCGTGGCTGTCTTTCTAGCTTTTACCCCTTCTTCAAGGCACGctaatttcaaacaaaatgacaaattttttgACTCAATTACACAGTACCACACACTTTGGGACGGCAAATTCCAACATAGCGTATAGCGTAGAGAGGAGCACTCTCTCGCTCGTCGTGAAAGAATCTGGCTCAAAAGAAGGGGATGCTCAGCATCTCCAACAtatgtttttatctttttaacTGATGTTCAGTCGCATTTTTCCTGAAATGTTTTAGGTCCATATTACACCAACCTCACACGTTCCAGATCATTGCAGCACGCACGCTCTAAGTACCCCTAAAGAAGACAGTTTCCGTGTGACGTGTGACCACTCCCATGACAATTGCTGCCCTTCTTGTGATCAACTGAAATCCATAATTATGGAAATTGAGTCTTCATTACAATCCTCCGAGATGAGAGACGAAGACCGCAATGACTTGATGTATACATTTCAGCAAGCTTGTCAGGCAATTGAATCATGGAAGGCTCATCAGGTGAGGTCTATTCAACAGGATAAGGCAAGAACGAGTCTTCTAGAAAACCTGGAAACTTCTTCAGTTCTCATCACACAGGACTGGGCAATGAAGTTCCTGCCACAAAGGTACAGGGAAACGCAAGCTGATTGGTTCGCTAAAAGAGGTATTTCTTGGCACATTAGTGTTGTTGCCCGTAGGATTGATGAGAAGCTGCAGCACCAAGCGTTCGTTCACATAGTTGAGAATTGCAGTCAAGACAGCAACGTGGTGGTCAGCATCATTCGACACACCCTGCAAGAACTCAAGAAAGAACATCCGGAGATTTCAACTGCCTTTCTCCGACAGGACAATGCCGGGTGTTATCACAGTTTCACCATGTTAGCTGCTCGCCGACTTATGGAGGAAGCAACTGGTATCAAGGTTGAGAGAGTGGACTTCAGCGATCCGCAAGGGGGTAAGGGCCCATGCGACAGAAGAGCAGCCACTATCAAAGCCCATGTTCTCCGCTATATCAATGAAGGCCATGATGTAGTCTCTGCGAATGATCTCAAACAAGCTATTTTATCTCATGGTGGTGTCAGAGGTGTGCGAGTTACCTTGACTGATTCCACAAAGCAGCATCCAATCTCGTTGCAGGGGAAATTAGAAGGAGTGAGCCacttaaataattttcattacGGAGAGGTATGTCTAACTGCATGGAAAGCTTTTGATGTGGGAGAAGGCAAGGCCATTCCATGGTCTCAGTTGCAaggtaaaaatatttcttgcttACTTTTACTAAGTTCTCATCATCtcccgccttttttttttcgtgccACGCCTGACGGAGTAAGAATTAAAAAGAGCGGCTTCTCGTTGTATATTAGGGTTATTGGTAATGTAATCAATTGAAGAATCTTAGGTTCGGTTTATACCCAAATGAATACGGcgcatttatttcaaataataTAAAAACTCCTGGCATCGCCACAAAATGGTACAAAATATCGCGTCTCGTTTCATAACTTTGGTTATCTTTTTGTCCTCTCATTTTGTTAGTACAAATTGGTTCAGTGACGGATACAATCTTCTCCGACAGTTCCTTTTCCCCTGGAGACTTCCAAGACGTCCCTCTGTTTCACAACAAGCAGTCTGCTGTTCAAGAAAAGACAGAAAACGCCGTTCAAGGGGAACAAAACGCTGCATCCGCCGAGAACGAGCGCGCCGGCCTTTTTTCTTGTCCAGTTGAAGGATGCGTGAGTACTTTTCAGCGCTACTGTAACCTGGAGCATCATATGCATTATGGCAAGTGCATATTTGTAGAGGAAAGACACTCGCTTCTCGACAAGGCAAAGATACTTTACACTAAAAAACTCCAGGAAGGATCCAGCGCACAGCCCTTTATGGCCGGTTCTGATCTTTCAGAGCAAAGTGTTCAGGCGTTACCACAGGGTTGGGCATTGCGATCTTCAAAGAAGGCATCCCGTTTCAGTGCTAAGCAGAAGGCCTACCTAGACGAGAAATTTAAAAGAGGAGAGGAGACTGGATTCAAAGCAGATCCGGCACAGGTGGCTCAAGATATGAGGCATGCAAAACATGAAGATGGGAACCGCAGATTCACTGTAGATGAATTCCTAGCGCCACAGCAAATAAAATCTTATTTCTCAAGAATGACAGCGAAGTTGCGGCAAGGAAGTCACGAAGTTGAAGATGAGTGGAACACTCAAGCTGTTGCGGAACAACATGCGTATTCCTCCAGCAGTACCCACATTCTTCAAGAATGTCAGCTGATCCACCCAATCACTTATGATACATACAATCTCTGTGAACTGTACGCAAGAAATAAGCTAACCAAGCTCAGCGTCCCTATTTTGCGCTTAATATGCAGCCACTTTGAAATGGAAATTGACAATCTTCCACTGAGGCTCAAAAAGCCGTACGTTAAATTAATTGAGGAGCTGGTGAGGTCCTGCTCTTGTGCATAACCTTCTTACACTTTTGTGTACACAGTGTCTTTTCGTCGCTCTGACTCATCAGACGTTGGCCCAATTCCCCTGACTCCATCGTTTAGTTTTCGTTGAACCCACATAAGAGCACAATAAATTGCAGGTAAACACTGTGTTCCTACACAAATCAAGTTGTGTGAAAAGTTACAGACTACTGATCAGATAAGCTTGAAAAACATATGTTGACAGATTGGTGAATGAAAAAGAGGAGTGGGTGAACTAAGGGAACATTTTCCCtcaaaagcattcaaacaTAAGTTAGGGTTCGGAAACAAATAGAGCTATTATTATAAACGCAATTATGACCCAGGAATACGAGTCCGCCTGTCACGCAATCTTTATTGATTGACCATTTCGAGAGCAGCGGACGGTAGATAACGGCAGCGGCTTGTGAAGCGAATACACGATCCATGTTTGGCACCGAT
The DNA window shown above is from Acropora palmata chromosome 7, jaAcrPala1.3, whole genome shotgun sequence and carries:
- the LOC141885896 gene encoding uncharacterized protein LOC141885896 translates to MEIESSLQSSEMRDEDRNDLMYTFQQACQAIESWKAHQVRSIQQDKARTSLLENLETSSVLITQDWAMKFLPQRYRETQADWFAKRGISWHISVVARRIDEKLQHQAFVHIVENCSQDSNVVVSIIRHTLQELKKEHPEISTAFLRQDNAGCYHSFTMLAARRLMEEATGIKVERVDFSDPQGGKGPCDRRAATIKAHVLRYINEGHDVVSANDLKQAILSHGGVRGVRVTLTDSTKQHPISLQGKLEGVSHLNNFHYGEVCLTAWKAFDVGEGKAIPWSQLQGKNISCLLLLSSHHLPPFFFRATPDGVRIKKSGFSLYIRVIGNVIN